One genomic window of Channa argus isolate prfri chromosome 5, Channa argus male v1.0, whole genome shotgun sequence includes the following:
- the rbm15b gene encoding putative RNA-binding protein 15B translates to MKRQAGRETSPSRAIAKRIRERERDSARREELPPPPPLALLLAETRGYHRRSRSREREKPRLREERTAALELHHRHELSLLGRPPLRTTAAELPAARPGTLEYKTLLISNLGSQVSDEDVEDALFHEFKKFGDVSVKLSHTPELGRIAYVNFRHPEDAKEARHAKSSRLVLGERQLKVEPMYVRRRSVTPPDVNYLPLHAPYPYRQRSLSPPGPGVSNVRARHYALETLGLSRDRERLLDYYGMLDDRGRPYGFPPMPVVEDLKPEDDQRATSNLFIGNLDGNVTEAELRRGFDKYGIIEDVVIKRPARGQGGAYAFVKFQNLDMAHWAKVAMQGRLIGGNPIKIGYGKANPTTRLWVGGLGPGNSLAALAREFDRFGSIRNIDYVKGDSFAYIQYESLDAAQAACTQMRGFPLGGPERRLRVDFAKVEESPSRPFPAGYQPPVALPSHFELLGEAYSRHRSLEREVRGARDRSSPPSHSLLSQRERERSVLERDYPTSPTRSLERRAGGVEAFGRSGRGARSRSRSRERWLKEREERRNRRRSRSLSTDRQTEEREKEREKERGRSRVRGPGGAVSPDASPDRARVRAPDSTTEPRDHSPDSGGAGRHSSTTNEEDPPSGRYHGKRSSSEHLNNHHHRHSEIIAASSPTPHTDTHTSSSPSTLSEFAQASLSKMWHGFFALKNSSFPTDLYLLEGGSSFFHTVMKDSLKLQSQNQPSQLKIAQRLRMDQTRLDEVSRRIKLGRPDGFAILLALQGPVDRQAPAPELGLQVRLLRHLVTYLRNKEAAGVVSLAAAKEGGPGAMLYAFPPGEFSQQYLQAAKRTVGNLEEEHMVIVIVNDTN, encoded by the coding sequence ATGAAGAGGCAGGCCGGGAGAGAGACGAGTCCGTCCAGGGCCATCGCCAAACGGATACGGGAGAGGGAGCGAGATAGTGCGCGGAGAGAGGAgctgccgccgccgccgccgctggCTCTGCTGCTGGCGGAGACCCGGGGATATCACCGCCGGAGCCGAAGCAGGGAGCGAGAGAAGCCGCGGCTGAGGGAGGAGCGGACGGCCGCCTTGGAGCTCCACCACCGACACGAGCTCAGCCTCCTCGGTCGCCCGCCGCTTCGGACCACGGCGGCGGAGCTTCCCGCCGCAAGGCCGGGCACTCTGGAGTACAAAACGCTGCTTATCAGCAACCTCGGCTCGCAGGTCTCGGACGAGGATGTGGAGGACGCTCTGTttcatgaatttaaaaagttcGGGGACGTCAGCGTGAAGCTGTCGCACACGCCAGAACTGGGCCGAATCGCCTACGTGAATTTTCGGCACCCGGAGGACGCCAAAGAGGCACGGCACGCCAAATCCTCCAGGTTAGTTCTGGGCGAGCGTCAGCTTAAAGTTGAACCCATGTACGTTAGGAGGCGGAGCGTGACACCGCCAGACGTCAATTATTTACCTCTGCACGCACCGTACCCCTACAGACAGCGCTCCCTCTCTCCTCCGGGGCCCGGTGTGAGCAACGTTAGAGCCAGGCATTATGCCTTGGAGACCCTGGGTCTGAGCAGGGACAGGGAAAGACTTTTGGATTATTATGGTATGCTGGATGACAGGGGCCGACCCTACGGCTTCCCCCCAATGCCAGTAGTGGAGGATCTAAAACCTGAGGATGACCAGAGGGCGACCAGTAACCTGTTCATTGGGAATTTGGATGGTAATGTTACAGAAGCTGAACTAAGGAGGGGTTTCGACAAGTATGGCATTATTGAGGATGTTGTGATTAAGCGCCCAGCGCGTGGACAAGGTGGAGCATATGCTTTTGTGAAGTTTCAGAACCTAGATATGGCTCACTGGGCCAAAGTGGCCATGCAGGGACGGCTGATCGGTGGCAACCCAATAAAGATTGGCTATGGCAAAGCTAACCCCACCACCCGGCTCTGGGTGGGCGGCCTTGGTCCTGGCAACTCTCTTGCTGCTCTTGCTCGGGAGTTCGACCGCTTTGGAAGCATCAGGAATATCGACTATGTTAAGGGGGACAGTTTTGCTTACATTCAGTATGAGAGCTTGGATGCTGCGCAGGCAGCCTGCACTCAGATGAGGGGCTTTCCTTTAGGTGGCCCTGAGCGTCGCCTGAGGGTGGACTTTGCTAAAGTTGAGGAGAGCCCTTCTCGTCCATTTCCCGCTGGTTACCAGCCCCCTGTTGCCCTCCCTTCACATTTTGAACTCCTTGGGGAGGCCTACAGTCGCCATCGCAGCCTGGAGCGTGAAGTGAGGGGAGCCAGGGACCGCTCATCTCCTCCCTCCCACAGCCTCCTCTcccagagggagagagagaggtctGTCCTGGAGAGAGACTACCCCACCAGCCCCACCCGTAGTCTGGAGAGGAGAGCGGGAGGGGTGGAGGCATTTGGGAGGAGTGGGAGGGGAGCGAGGAGCCGCAGTAGGAGCAGGGAGCGGTGGctgaaggagagggaggagaggaggaacaggaggaggagcaggagtcTGTCCACTGACCGGCAGAcggaggagagggagaaggagagggagaaggagagggggAGGTCCAGAGTTCGAGGCCCAGGAGGGGCTGTGTCTCCTGATGCAAGCCCGGACCGAGCGCGGGTCAGAGCCCCAGACTCGACAACAGAGCCCAGAGACCACTCCCCTGACAGCGGCGGAGCGGGGCGTCACTCCTCCACCACCAATGAAGAAGACCCACCATCTGGCCGATACCACGGCAAGCGGTCTTCCAGCGAGCATctcaacaaccaccaccaccgACACAGCGAAATCATCGCTGCCAGCTCTCCCACCCCCCACACCGACACGCACACCTCCTCTTCTCCGAGCACGCTGTCGGAGTTCGCCCAGGCCTCTCTCTCCAAAATGTGGCACGGCTTCTTCGCTCTGAAGAATAGCAGCTTCCCCACAGACCTGTACCTGCTGGAGGGGGGGTCCTCCTTCTTCCACACGGTAATGAAAGACAGCCTGAAACTGCAGAGCCAGAACCAACCCAGCCAGCTGAAGATCGCCCAGCGACTCCGCATGGACCAGACCCGGCTCGACGAGGTCTCTCGTCGCATTAAGCTCGGGCGGCCCGACGGGTTCGCCATCCTGCTGGCTCTCCAGGGCCCCGTCGACCGCCAGGCCCCCGCCCCTGAGCTGGGACTGCAGGTACGCTTGCTTCGCCACCTTGTGACCTACCTGCGGAATAAAGAAGCAGCCGGAGTAGTGAGCTTGGCTGCTGCAAAGGAGGGGGGGCCAGGGGCAATGCTGTACGCCTTTCCCCCTGGAGAGTTCTCTCAGCAGTACCTGCAGGCTGCCAAAAGGACTGTGGGTAATCTGGAGGAGGAGCACATGGTTATTGTGATCGTTAATGACACTAATTGA